In one Notolabrus celidotus isolate fNotCel1 chromosome 1, fNotCel1.pri, whole genome shotgun sequence genomic region, the following are encoded:
- the idh3b gene encoding isocitrate dehydrogenase [NAD] subunit beta, mitochondrial, translating into MAAALRGSLVTLVKGLSGPRWQQLASRPLSVTAGLCSPEAPPARADATFKVTMVPGDGVGPELMTAVKEVFKAGDVPVEFEEFHLSEVQNMASEEKLDQVLTSMKTNKVAMKGKIHTPMEFKGELASYEMRLRRKLDLFANVVHVNSLPGYSTRHNNLDLVIIREQTEGEYSSLEHESVSGVIECLKIITREKSRRIAKFAFDYATKKGRGKVTAVHKANIMKLADGLFLQSCAEVAQLYPKIKYENIIIDNCCMQLVQNPYQFDVLVMPNLYGNIIDNLAAGLVGGAGVVPGESYSSEYAVFETGARHPFAQAVGRNIANPTAMLLSASNMLRHLNLEYHSQMVSDAVKRVIKQGKVRTSDLGGYATSDEFTRAVIANLTA; encoded by the exons ATGGCGGCCGCCTTGAGAGGAAGCTTGGTAACATTGGTCAAG GGCCTGAGTGGCCCCAGGTGGCAGCAGTTGGCCTCTCGACCACTGAGTGTAACCGCTGGTCTCTGCAGCCCAGAGGCCCCTCCAGCCCGTGCCGATGCTACTTTCAAGGTGACAATGGTGCCAGGGGATGGAGTGGGACCTGAGCTGATGACTGCAGTCAAGGAAGTGTTTAAG GCAGGAGATGTCCCCGTTGAATTTGAGGAGTTTCACCTGAGTGAGGTACAGAACATGGCAAGTGAGGAGAAGCTGGACCAAGTGTTGACTTCTATGAAGACCAACAAAGTGGCCATGAAAG GAAAGATTCACACACCCATGGAGTTCAAAGGAGAGCTGGCTTCATATGAGATGAGACTGAG GCGTAAACTGGATCTGTTCGCTAATGTGGTTCATGTGAACAGCCTGCCGGGCTACAGCACCCGCCACAACAACCTGGACCTGGTGATCATCCGTGAACAGACGGAGGGGGAGTACAGCTCCTTGGAGCACGAG aGTGTGTCTGGTGTGATTGAATGCTTGAAGATCATCACCAGAGAAAAGTCACGACGCATTGCCAAGTTTGCGTTTGATTATGCCAccaagaaagggagaggcaAGGTGACTGCTGTTCACAAGGCCAACATCAT GAAACTGGCGGACGGcctgtttctgcagagctgtgCAGAGGTGGCACAACTGTACCCCAAAATTAAATACGAGAACATAATCATCGATAATTGTTGCATGCAG CTGGTCCAGAATCCATACCAGTTTGATGTGCTGGTGATGCCCAACCTCTACGGTAACATCATCGATAACCTGGCAGCAGGGCTGGTTGGAGGAGCCGGAGTTGTTCCTGGGGAAAGCTACAGTTCAGAGTACGCTGTGTTCGAGACT GGTGCACGCCACCCCTTCGCACAAGCTGTTGGAAGGAACATAGCAAATCCCACAGCCATGCTGCTCAGTGCTTCTAACATGCTCAGGCACCTAAA TCTGGAATATCATTCCCAAATGGTGTCAGATGCTGTCAAGAGGGTCATCAAACAGGGCAAG